From Dreissena polymorpha isolate Duluth1 chromosome 15, UMN_Dpol_1.0, whole genome shotgun sequence, a single genomic window includes:
- the LOC127861262 gene encoding uncharacterized protein LOC127861262 produces MFTQGAFIFFAVCACASVLAQTPKPVCNDISTSACQLMAASRPDLCSDPAISLSACPRFCKLCPLECYHCNATVLDFHECNTTKQCMSGEACMLKELKSFVDGHHEYEMTCAPSEHCDGGSGLSIAFGRRELESRDLTVSCCSTDHCNYPAGVATTPIVTVGTVTGCPKDIVFLVDEGSRDLHSHHNDILLGLATVVSSIPVGVSQNQVALVAYSNQVSPKFDLDDHTNQASLLQSLQSSNILIGRTVASDASVAIEYLVHTALSPSHGDRSQFSNTVVIITDSDSGQGTRVTVQDHAVLASQSNNVLVVSVGRPLGLNNPVETLGDTVVHISGSTNLSSDLAAKILAFLKRC; encoded by the exons ATGTTCACGCAGGGAGCTTTTATTTTCTTTGCAG TATGCGCTTGTGCGTCCGTGCTGGCGCAGACGCCCAAGCCTGTTTGTAATGACATCAGCACGAGCGCGTGCCAGCTAATGGCTGCCAGCCGTCCGGATCTGTGTTCGGACCCGGCCATCAGCCTGTCAGCCTGTCCGAGGTTCTGCAAATTATGCC CGCTGGAATGCTACCACTGCAACGCCACTGTCTTGGATTTTCACGAGTGTAACACCACCAAGCAGTGCATGTCGGGCGAG GCTTGCATGCTCAAGGAACTCAAGTCGTTTGTTGACGGCCATCACGAGTACGAGATGACGTGCGCACCCTCTGAG CACTGTGATGGCGGGTCCGGGTTGTCCATCGCATTCGGTAGACGAGAGTTGGAGTCACGTGATCTGACGGTCTCATGCTGCTCAACAGACCACTGCAACTATCCAGCTGGCGTGGCAACAACACCCATTGTAACAG TAGGTACAGTGACCGGCTGCCCCAAGGACATCGTGTTCCTGGTAGACGAAGGTTCTCGTGACCTACATTCACATCACAACGACATCCTGCTAGGGCTTGCCACAGTGGTCAGCTCCATACCGGTCGGCGTGAGCCAGAACCAGGTAGCGTTGGTTGCGTACAGTAACCAGGTGAGCCCAAAGTTTGACCTGGACGATCACACCAACCAGGCCAGCCTGCTGCAGAGTCTTCAGAGCAGCAACATCCTTATTGGCAGAACTGTGGCGTCAGACGCAAGTGTCGCCATTGAGTACCTTGTGCACACAGCGCTGAGCCCATCTCACGGGGACCGCTCACAATTTTCCAACACCGTGGTCATCATTACCGATTCCGACAGCGGGCAAGGAACTAGAGTCACCGTCCAGGACCATGCGGTGTTGGCGAGTCAGAGCAACAACGTTCTGGTGGTGAGCGTAGGGCGTCCACTGGGGCTTAATAACCCTGTCGAGACGCTCGGAGATACAGTCGTGCATATCAGTGGTTCCACCAACTTGTCATCGGACCTGGCCGCTAAAATCCTCGCATTCTTGAAACGCTGTTAA